One Candidatus Binatia bacterium genomic window, CCGAAGTCGATCGGCCTTACGATTGTTTCACCCACACCGCGGTCACCACCGCGGAGCTCGTTGGTTATGCGCGTTCTCTCGGAGTCGATGACCCTAATTATATCGACCCGGACGCGGCGAAGGCCGGACCTCATGGTGGCCTGATCGCCTTTCCAACCTTCGTTGTGAAACTACGCGGCGAGCACCACCTGCCCCCGGTCGTCGTCGCCGAAATGAATACCGCGACCTTCGATGGCGGCAAGGACATCGAACTGGGAGTCGCGGTGCGACCCGGAGATGAGATCACGACCACTTCTCGTATCACTCGCATGTTCGAGAAAACCGGGCGCAGTGGTTCGATGTTTTTTGTGACCTTCCGCAACCATCTGGTCAACCAGCGCGGCGAAATGGTCGCACTCATCGATTGCCGAAGCCTGCAGAAACTTCCCCTGCCGGAAAGCGAGGCCTGAGATGAACTACGACGAACTTCGGGAGGGTGATGAACTTCCCGTCGAAGCTCTGGCCCTTCCGTCGGATTTCGTGCGGGCGCACGCGGCGGAACTCGGCATGGAGGCTGGACGCTTCAGCTCACGCGAAGAGGCACTCGCCGAGGGCTTGCCCGATCAAATTCTTCCCGGGGTCATGTCCATGGGCCTGCTCGCCCGGCTGCTCCTCCGGAGCTGTCCCGGCGCCCGTGTCACCCGGATCGGCACCACCTTCCGAGGACTCGTCGTCGCCGAACAAAAAGCCAGTCTGCACGCGATGATCACCGAAAAGAACGAGCCGGAAACAACTTGCGAAGTTGATTTATGGCTGCAGACCGAGTCAGGCGAAAGAAACGTCGTCGGTACCGCAACTCTCGACTTTCGCTCCCTGGCCTGACGGCCGGAGAAGGAGAAACAGACGCCATGCACGTCCCGCTTCTGGTCAATGAATTCCTGCAACGCGCCGCTCGTCTCTACGGAGACAAGGAGGCGATTGTCGATGGTGATATCCGGCTGACCTACGCCGAATTTCAGGCGCGCGCCAACCAGCTCTCGCATGCACTCACGCGGCTCGGCATTCGCAAGGGGGATCGAGTCTGCGTGCTCAGCCCCAACTCCCATTTTTTCCTCGAGAGCTTTTACGCCACCAGCCAGATCGGTGCGGTGCTGGTGCCCCTGAACTATCGGCTCGTCGCCGAAGATCACGAATATATCCTCAACCATGCAGGCGTTCGGGCGGTCCTTGTGGATCGCGAATACACGGACGTGGTGGACAGCATCCGCGGGCAACTCAAGAAAGTCGAGCATTGGATCAGCGCCTCCCAGCCCTTCCACGAGCCCGCCGGCGACGGGTGGGTCGACTGGGACAACCTGATCGAAGCGGAGCCAACCACACTCCCGGAAGCGCCCGAACTCTCGGAAGAGGATCTGGTTTCGATCAACTATACTTCGGGCACGACCGCGCGGCCCAAAGGCGTGATGCTCACGCACCGCAATCTTTATCTGAACGCCTATAATCTCATCGCACATATGCGCATCGACCATCACGACGTGGAGCTCTGGACGCTGCCGATGTTCCACTGCAATGGATGGGGCGGCGTCTACGCGATGACCGGCATGGGCGGAAAACATATTGTGCTGCGTGCGGTCGATGGCGGAGAAATCTGGCGCCTGATCGCCGCGGAATCGGTCACATTTGCATGCATGGCACCAGCCGTTCTGCGCACCACACTCGACTACCCCGAGCGTGCGAAACACGAGGTCCGCACCAAGCCTCGCTTCGTCGTGGCCGGCGCACCCCCTCCTTCCGCTTTCATCGAGCAACTGGAGACCGAACTCGGTTGGGAATTCCTGCAGATCTATGGCCTGACCGAGACAGCACCCCTGCTGACCATCTCCAAACCGGACCACCACACCGAGCAAAAAGATTGGCCCCGTCGCGCACGAGCCGGCGTGCAGGGCCTTGGCGTCGAGATGGTTCTGCTCGATGATCATGGCACCGAAGTGCCCCAGGACGG contains:
- a CDS encoding MaoC family dehydratase N-terminal domain-containing protein codes for the protein MSFRDIPSSEVDRPYDCFTHTAVTTAELVGYARSLGVDDPNYIDPDAAKAGPHGGLIAFPTFVVKLRGEHHLPPVVVAEMNTATFDGGKDIELGVAVRPGDEITTTSRITRMFEKTGRSGSMFFVTFRNHLVNQRGEMVALIDCRSLQKLPLPESEA
- a CDS encoding long-chain-fatty-acid--CoA ligase: MHVPLLVNEFLQRAARLYGDKEAIVDGDIRLTYAEFQARANQLSHALTRLGIRKGDRVCVLSPNSHFFLESFYATSQIGAVLVPLNYRLVAEDHEYILNHAGVRAVLVDREYTDVVDSIRGQLKKVEHWISASQPFHEPAGDGWVDWDNLIEAEPTTLPEAPELSEEDLVSINYTSGTTARPKGVMLTHRNLYLNAYNLIAHMRIDHHDVELWTLPMFHCNGWGGVYAMTGMGGKHIVLRAVDGGEIWRLIAAESVTFACMAPAVLRTTLDYPERAKHEVRTKPRFVVAGAPPPSAFIEQLETELGWEFLQIYGLTETAPLLTISKPDHHTEQKDWPRRARAGVQGLGVEMVLLDDHGTEVPQDGTSVGEVCARSNVVFAGYWEQPEETAKAIRNGFFHTGDLGVWDETRSIHIVDRKKDVIISGGENISSPEIEDVLFQHEAIEECAVIGVPHPKWGETPKALVVLRAGQTLSAPEILEFCRSRLAHFKCPTEVEFLESLPRTATGKLQKYRLREQHWGDKRRVN